TTAGCAGAAGAAATTGATAAGCCGATTATTATTCATTGTGTAAAAGCTTTCAATGATGTTTTGGTTATGCTGAAAAATATCAAAGTTCCGGTTATTTTTCATGGCGTTAATAATAAACTGTCAATCATTCAGCCGGTTATCGATGCCGGATATTATTTATCATTCGGAAAATCGTTGCTGGGTTTTAATGACGCAATACTTAAAACTTTCCGGGAAACACCTTTGGAGCAGATATTTTTGGAGACAGATGATGCCGATGTTGATATTAAAGAAATCTATAAATCCGCAGCCGGGATTAAAGATATTTCCGAAAAAGAGATTCTTTTGCAGGTGGAAAAAAACTTTTTAAACCTATTTCATCAGTAATGGAGGATTTCGCCTGGCTTTCCAGAACCGAATTATTAATCGGAAGAGAAAAACTTGTCAAACTTAGTAAAGCACATGTGCTGGTAATCGGTTTGGGTGGAGTAGGCTCCTTTGCCGCTGAATTTATTTGCAGAAATGGTGTCGGAACGATGACTATCGTAGATGGCGATACCGTTGACCCAACCAATAGAAATCGTCAGTTACCTGCTTTATCGACTAATCATGGCATTAGCAAAGCAGATATTATGGCGGAGCGTTTGAAGGCGATCAATCCGGAATTGACTTTGCATGTTGTCAAAACATTCATCAATCCGGAAGCGGTTGACGAAATTCTTTCGGCTTATGCCTATGATTATATTGTTGATGCAATTGACAGCGTCACACCAAAAATTACTTTTTTAAAGGAGGCATATAACCGGAAAGTACGGATTGTAAGTTCGATGGGCGCAGGCGGAAGAATGGACCCGACGATGATACGCGCGGTTGATATATCTAAAACCTTCAATTGCAATTTCGCGCAGCAGGTTCGGAAAAACCTGAAAAAGGAAGGTATTTATAAAGGAATTAAAGCTGTGTTTTCTTCCGAAGAACAAATTAAAGAATCACTTATTTTGACGGATGGGAGCAATTACAAGAAATCTGCATACGGCACCATGTCGTATTTACCGGCAACTTTCGGTGCAACCTGTGCTTCTGTGGTTATCCGGGATTTGATTGAAGATTAAAAAAATAAATCCCGGCAATGTTGCTACCGGGATTTTGCCAAAATGATCAAATTTCAACTACAATTTTTCCTTTCGCCAGATTGCTTTCCATGTAAGTATGCGCTTCTGAAATCTGATCCAGTCTGAAAGTTTTGTCAATGTTCAGATTGATTTTTCCTTCCGCGACAGCGTCAATGAATTCCTGAAGTAAATCTTTATGCAGGTTTGCCGCATCACCCATGTAAACTGTAAGGCGTCCTAACGAGGGAATATCACCCATTGGTGTAAATTCATTCATCGTCCAGGAACCGCCCAGAATTCCGGTCATACAGACAATTCCCTTCGGACGGATACATTGTAAAGAATCCTTTAAAGTTTCGATACCGATCAATTCAAGCACTTTATCAACGCCTTTTGGAAACAGATTTTTTAGATCTGAATTAATTTTGCCATTATCCAGCAAAACATAGTCAGCTCCGTTTTCTTTTAAGTGTTTTTCTTTTTCCGGATTTCTCGTGGTGGAAATCACAGTCAGGCCTTTTGTTTTAGCCAGTTGACAAGCCAACATACCGATTGACGAAGTTCCGCCACGGATCAGCAATGTTTCTCCTTCTTTTATTTCCAAAGCTTCATTTAAAGATCCGGAAACAGTTTGGAACATTTCAGGAATAGCGCCTAATACTTTCCAGGGAAGATCACTTTCAAAAGGAAAAGTAATTTCTAACGGAACCGTTGCAAATTCTGCATAACCTCCATCAAAATCTCTTCCCAGGCCACCCATAATTGCAGCAATTTTCTGACCGGCTTTGTAAGTGCCTGATGGATCTTCCTCAATTTCTCCAACACATTCAATTCCCTGAATTCTTGGAAAAACTACGTTTGGTGAGTGGCCTTGTCGTGTAAATATTTCAGATCTGTTCAATCCAAACGCTTTTATTTTTATTAATACCCAACCTTCCTTTACTTCTGGTTTCGGTTTTTCCTGAATTTCTATGACGTCGGGATTTCCTGCTTTTGTGGTTACTGCGGCTTTCATATTTTAATAGTTTGCTGATGATTTATTTTCTTCTACAAGATCTTTATTTCCCCGGAGATTAAGAATTCTTTGACTTCATCCAGTGCTTTCTGCGAAGCCTCAGAATAAATATTGGCCAGGGGCCAGACATGAGTTTGATTTTCGTAAATATTTAATACCGCATGATCCTGAATTGGTTTGATGCGATTATAAAAATTAACACTGTCGTCCAGCAAAATTTCATTCGTACTAACCAGAATAAGTACAGGAGGAAATTGATCAATAAGAACATTTTCCGGACTGGATATTTCCAAAGGCGTTTTTCCGGAATAATCGGCGGCGGCTTGTCTCAGATATTCCGGGCTTAAAATCGGATCTATATCTCTGTTACTTTCAATGGAAGGATTATTCAACTGCAAACTGATCCATGGAGAAATAAAGACAACCTTCTCAGGCAATTGAATATTCTGTTTCAACATTTCACCTATGGAAGAAACGATCAGGCCTGCGCCGGCACTATCACCAATTAAACTGGTTTCGTAGTCAGGATGGGTTTTAATGACTTCTTTATATACCTGAATGACATTATTAAGCCCAGCCGGAAATGGATTTTCAGGAGCCAGGGCATAATCGATAAATAAAATTCTCCTTTGAAGTTTTTGAGAAAAGTGGCTGATCATACTTGCATGCGAATGGATCGAACCTACTGCAAATGCACCGCCGTGAAGAAAAATCGTTATATTTTTTGAGGTTTCATTTTCCGGAATAAACCAGAAACAATTTATTCCTGCGATATTATCCTGACTAATATTAACTTCTGCTGCTTTGGGATAAAGATTTCCTAGCTGGTCAAATCCATTCCGTCTTGTTTTTATATCTTCCATTGCTACCCTTTTCTTATTTAATTGTTTAGATCAATTTAATAAGACAAAGGTCAAGGTTAAAGAAGAAATGGACCTATAATTAAGTTTAAGAAATACCCTTAAGATAGTTTAAGGGTTATCTGTTTTTCTGTGCGATTTCTTTCCTGATTTTACTTAGGAATTCAGGCGTAATACCCAGATAGGAAGCAATTTGCGTGTTGGGCAGTCTTTGGGAAAGCTTTGGATATTGATTTAAAAAAGTAAGATAACGTTCCTCAGCCGTAGAACTGATTGCTTGTAAAACGCGGTTTTCTAACTCTACAAAACGGTTTTCAATAATCACCCTGAAATTTCTGTTGAATTTCGGGTTACTCATGAAGAGTTCAATAAGATCAGGTTTGGTGATTTGGAAGATGACCGAAGGTTCAATAGCTTCAATGAAAACACGGCTCGGTTTTTCATTGTAAAAGCTGTCAATTTCCATGATCCAGTCGTTTTCGGCAATGAATTGTAGATTATGTTCCGTGCCTTTTTGGTCAACCTGAAATTTTTTGAAACAACCTTCTGCCACAAAAGTATAATGCTTGCAAATATCCTCTTCCTGCAAAATGAACTGTCTCCGTTTAATTTTTCTTTCAACAACTCTTTTGGAAAGATCTTCCCGCTCTTCTTCATTAAGAGGAATGTAGTTGTCGAAATTTGCGAAGAGTTTTTCCAGGATCACTTGATAATGATGATTGTTTGATGAAATCCATTTACTATTAGTGAGAGTAAATTAGCGAATTAATGGATATGGTTTAGTTTTTGTCAAGCAAAGATGGTCATCAGAGTATTGGAAATAATTTTTTTAGGCATTGCTCCATAGGATCACCCTGTTTATAGAAATACTGATGATATACATCTGTGCCTAATTCCGTAGGAATTTCCTGATATTGAAGGAGGCTCCGAAGGAGCCAAACCTTGCCTAGTGATAAATTCTTTCTATAAACAGGGAGCCGCTCTGCGGCTGCAATTCCTAATTCTTAGATTAATTCCTATTCAAGAAATCTATTTTCCTATTACCGCTCCATTGGAGCATCCTGTTTATAGACATACCGATAATGTGGGTCTGTCCCTAACTCCATCGGAGTTTCCTGGTATTGCAGGAGGCTCCGATGGAGCCGGAGAAATTGGAAGGTTTGATGCAATAAACAGGATACTACGATAGGAGCGGAATCACCTGACTGGTCACCTGCCAGCAGCCTTTGGGTTGATGCCAATGATTAAAATTTGAGATAATTAATAATATGCCTGAAAACGCAAAAAGGCCACCATCTTTCGATAGTGACCTTCTTTTCTTGTAGCGGGAGCTGGCCAGGATCGCCTGACCGGTCGAACCAGCGATCTTTGGATTATGCACCTAACGAGCAATTTTAGAATAATTAATCAAAACTCCTGAAAACGCAAAAAGGCCACTATCTTTCGATAGTGATCTTCTTTTCTTGTAGCGGGAGGTGGCCAGGATCGCCTGACCGGTCGAACCAACGATCTTTGGATTAATGCCAACGGACAATTTTGAATAATTTAATAAAAGTGCCAAAAACGCAAAAAGGCCACCATCTTTCGATAGTGACCTTTTTTTCTTGTAGCGGGAGCTGGACTCGAACCAGCGACCTTTGGGTTATGAGCCCAACGAGCTACCAACTGCTCCATCCCGCGGTGTCGTTGAATTGGAGTGCAAACATACGACTAATGTTTCAATAAAAACAACTATTTTTGTAAAAAAGATTAAAAAAATATTTTCAACGACCTCCTGACACCATCCGATTATATATGAATTTTTCCTTGTCTCCTGCCGCATTAAGGGGGCGTATACACGTTGTATTGCTGTTTAGGATACTTTGGGTTATGATTTTATTCACAATCTGCCGTATTCTCTTTTACGCTTTTAATACAGTTTTTTTTCCTGAAATTTCTTTTGACCACGCTTTACATTTAATGAGCGGCGGGATAAAATTTGATATCGTTGCCGTTTTTTACGTCAATATTCTTTTTATTTTTTTAATGTGTGTCCCCTTCACATTTAAATATCGAAAGGGTTACCAGAAATTTCTTGATTATCTTTTTGTAATCACCAACAGTATTGCCATCATGGCAAACTGCATGGATTTTATTTATTACCGTTTCACAATTAAACGTACCACCTGGTCAATTCTGAAAGAATTTTCCCACCAGGATAATATGGGTTCTCTTTTTGGCGGGTTTATTTTTAGATACTGGTATGTAGCTGTGATCTGGATTTTGCTGGTGCTTTCTTTGGTTCAAATAACGCGTATTTTAAAAGTTAAAGAACGAGAAAATCTTCCGGTGTGGGCCTTTTTTCTGATTCATTCAGTGTTAATGGGAATTATTGTCGAGCTGTTTATTGGTGGAGTCCGCGGAGGTTTTGCCCATAGTATTCGTCCGATCACATTAAGTAATGCAGGAGAATATGTGAAGAAGCCAAAGGAAATGTTTATCGTACTTAATACACCTTTCTGCATATTTAAAACAATGCGCAGATCGGATTATGAGCGGGTAAATTATTTTCCAGGACTTAAAGAAGCAGGTCAGGTTTTTAGCCCGATGCATCAGCCCGATAGCATTCAACTTCCTTTTAAACCCAAAAATGTTGTAATCCTTATCTGGGAAAGTTTTGGGAAAGAAATGGTTGGTACCTATAACCGTGATCTTGAGAACGGAACATACAAAGGATACACGCCTTTTATTGATTCTCTGATGCAACACAGCCGGGTCAACTGGTATTCTTTTGCTAACGGAGCGAAGTCGATTGAAGCAATTCCTTCGGTTTTGACCAGCATTCCCGGAATTAAGGAGCCATTTGTTACCATGCGTTATACCGACAACAAATTGCCAAGTTTGCCAGCCATTTTGGAAAGTAAAGGATATTCAACTTCTTTTTTCCACGGTGCGCCAAACGGTTCGATGGGATTCCAGGCTTTTGTCAATTTAATTGGTGTCCAAAAATATTATGGCAAAAATGAATATAATAATGACGCCGATTACGACGGCATCTGGGGAATTTGGGATGAAGAATTTTTGCAATATTGGGCGAAAACAATGAATACCTTCAAAGAGCCTTTCATGAGCACGCTTTTCACGGTTTCTTCACACGATCCATACAAAGTGCCGGAACGTTATAAAGGGAAATTCCCGACGGGGCCATTGCCCGTTTATGAAACAATGGGATATACCGATAATGCTTTACGTGCCTTTTTTGCCAAAGCTAAAACGATGCCCTGGTTTAAAAACACGATTTTTGTCATCACAGCGGACCATGCCGCTACTTTTGCACACTATCCGAAATATCAGACATCGGTTGGAAACTTCTCCATTCCAATACTTTTTTATGCTCCCGGCGACAGTACCATGATTGGCCGTGATACGACCACTTTGGTACAACAAATCGATATAATGCCGTCAGTTTTAGGTTATCTCCATTACGATAAACCTTACTTTGCTTTCGGAAAAAATATCTTTAAGAACCCGCCGCTGAACTTTGCTGTTAACTATGACGGTGTATATCAATGGTTCAACGGACCGTATATATTGCAATTTGATGGCAAGAAAACCGTAGGTTTGTATAATTATCAGAAAGACAACCTTCTGAAAAACAATTTGAAAGATAAATTACCAGCCATACAAGGCCCGATGGAGTTGCAGGTGAAAGCTTTTGTGCAGCAATACACCAACCGTATGCTGGACGACAAGTTAACTGTAACACCGTAATAATTTCGTGGTTAATTAGCGTAAAAATTTCTTAATCAACGAATTACAAAAAGAATTATGAGCGAAAATATAATAAGTCCTGCTCCTCTACGCGATTTCCGCGCTGGATTTGTGAGCATTATTGGTAAACCTAATGTAGGTAAATCAACGTTAATGAATGTTTTGGTGGGAGAAAAAATGTCCATCATTACTTCAAAAGCACAAACAACCCGTCACCGTATCATGGGAATCCTGAATGGCAAACATGAAGGAATTCCTTTTCAGCTGGTTTATTCCGACACTCCGGGTGTGGTAAAACCCGCATATAAATTGCATGATTCCATGATGACTTTTGTAAAAGGGTCGCTTGAAGATGCTGATGTTGTTTTATTTGTTACCGAAGTTGGAGAAAAAGCAGCGGATCATGAAGTGATTCCCTTGCTTCAAAGAACCAATGCACCGATTATTCTGGTGTTAAATAAAATTGATTTATCGAACGAAGAAGAACTGAAACGTAAGACAGAAGAATGGGAGAAGGAAATTCAGCCTGCGGCAATTATCCCGATTTCGGCGCTGTTGAATGCAAATGTCCAGACTTTGTTTGATGCAATTATTACCCGGTTACCATTTCATCCACCATACTTCGATGAAGATGAACTAACCGATAAACCTGAACGTTTCTTTGCTTCGGAAATCGTTCGCGAAAAAATATTTCTGAACTACCGCCAGGAAATTCCATACAGCAGCGAGGTGGTTATTTCAGAATTTAAGGAACGCGACGATATGATTGTGATCCGGGCAGAAATTCTGGTCGAACGTAAAAGCCAGAAAGGGATTATCATTGGGGAAAAAGGCGCGATGCTGAAAAAAATCGGCAGCGAGGCGCGCAAGGACATGGAAGATTTCTTTGGCAAAAAAGTTTTCCTTGAACAACATGTAAAAGTAGAACCGGATTGGAGAAGCAAGGAAAACAAGCTTCGTCAGTTTGGATATGAAGAGTAAGAAACGTAATTCTCAGTCTTGCAACATTATCCCGACAATCAGGGTTCTATATTAAGATAATAAGTAAATGGGTTTCTGGCCAAAAACTTTCGGGCAGGGATTAGAAAAATAAAAATGGCAAATGTTATATCAATAGTAGGGCGCCCAAACGTGGGTAAATCTACACTTTTTAACCGTCTGATCGAAAGTCGCAAGGCTATCATGGATAACCAGAGCGGCGTTACACGCGATCGTCACTATGGCTATGGTGAATGGACGGATCAATATTTCACCGTGATTGATACAGGTGGATATGTAGTGGGTTCAGAAGATATTTTTGAAGGGGCAATCCGGGAACAGGTTGAACTGGCGATTGAAGAATCGACGGTAGTTTTGTTTATGGTTGATACCATGACGGGACTTACTGACCTTGACAAGGATTTTGCAAACGTATTACGTCGTTTCAACAAACCGGTTTATCTGGTTGCTAATAAAGCTGAAACAACGGATCGTTACCAATCTGCTGCCGAGTTTTACGAACTGGGTATGAGCGACGAAATTTATCCGATTTCTGCTCAAACTGGTTTTGGAACCGGTGATTTGCTGGATGAAGTAATTAAACATTTTGAAACGCCCGGTATTGAAGATCCGGAAGCAGGTATTCCGCGTATCGCAATTATGGGTCGTCCAAATGTTGGGAAATCTTCTTTCCTGAATGTTTTGACGGGTACTGACCGCAGTATTGTAACGGATATAGCCGGTACAACCCGCGATGCAATTCACACGCATTACAATGCTTTTGGAATGGAATTCATTTTGACGGATACGGCTGGTTTGCGTCGTAAATCCCGTGTAAATGAAGATATCGAATATTATTCAACGCTTCGTTCGATCAAAGCGATGGAAGAATCTGACGTTTGTATCATTCTTTTGGATGCAACATTAGGTTTGGAAGGACAGGATATCACGATTATCGGTCAGGCTGATAAAGCTAAAAAAGGTATCGTGATTATGGTGAACAAGTGGGATTTGGTTGAAAAAGATTCTAAAACAGCTGATACTTTCAAAAAGCAGCTGCTGGAAAAACTTGCGCCGATGAATTATATGCCAATCATTTTTGCGTCCGTTGTTGAAAAACAGCGTATTCACCAGGTGATGGAAATGGCGATGCAGGTTTATAAAAACAAAACAAAGAAAATCACTACTTCTAAATTGAACGACGTGATGCAGGCTGAAATTGAAAAATATCCGCCGCCGGCACATCGTGGAAAGTATATCAATATTAAATATATGATCCAGCTGCCAACGCCTTCACCGACGTTTGTGTTCTTTAGTAGTAACCCAAAACATGTGAAAGATCCTTACTTACGTTACCTGGAAAACAGGATGCGCGAAAACTTTGACTTCGCAGGCGTACCGATCACGATTTTCTTCAGGGAAAAATAAGAAGCTAATAACTTCAAATTGATAATTATTGAAAAATGCCGACAAATCTCTTGTCGGCATTTTTCGTTTTATCGTCGAAATGATATGGTTTGGAGACCGAATAATCACTTTCATCTTTTTTTATTTTCGTCGTGCAACCTTTGTTATTAATTTTCCATCATTAAAAAAGACGGATTAAACCGTCAGATTGCCGTTTTTAACAAATCGTAAAAAAATATTTCAAAAAAAATGTTAAAAACAAGGTACTATGTATTGCAATGTACCTGATAAAACATATATATTTGTACTGTCAATTAGTTACAAGGATTTTTGAACAGCGATATTCTCTAAAAGACTGAAAATAACATAGCCATGAAAACCATAAAATTACTTATCGTCCTTTTCCTTTTCAGCCTTCAGGTTAATGCTACCGGCTACTCTCACAACATGTTTGTAGCACACAAAAAACTGCAGGCTGGAAAAGAGTATCGTGAAGTAAAAGAACATGTTGCGAAACAAACACCTGCAAAAACAGTTGTGAACAAAACCGTAATTATCCAATCAGGACAATCAGCGATTTCTTACACAAAAAATCTTGCAACGAAAGTGAGCAACATGGTTACGCTGAACGAAAGAATATTGGAAGAAGGACCGGTTGCTCTTTTTGAAAGCGAAGAAGATGAGGAAATTAATAATTCTATTGCAACTAAATTGGCAGGTTTGATCAAACAGGTTATCTACGCTTTTGTAGGTTCACCTTCATTATCAAAATCATAAGATCAGAGTAAAATTGTAATTAAGTTCAGCAGGTATGATTTATGAATCATACCTGCTTTTTTTATGTCGTTTAACCAACAGTATTAGTTAATGTTCCGATTGGTTCAATGGTAATATGGACTACATCACCAACCTGTAAAGTAAAGTCGGAT
The sequence above is drawn from the Dyadobacter subterraneus genome and encodes:
- a CDS encoding TatD family hydrolase, giving the protein MYYNVHTHPHAHDADVLFIENLYKNFEQNIGGRKVSMGLHPWYLETENLDEQLENLKNNITRPEVLAVGECGLDKLSTTDRALQVKAFQAQIELAEEIDKPIIIHCVKAFNDVLVMLKNIKVPVIFHGVNNKLSIIQPVIDAGYYLSFGKSLLGFNDAILKTFRETPLEQIFLETDDADVDIKEIYKSAAGIKDISEKEILLQVEKNFLNLFHQ
- a CDS encoding alpha/beta hydrolase; translation: MEDIKTRRNGFDQLGNLYPKAAEVNISQDNIAGINCFWFIPENETSKNITIFLHGGAFAVGSIHSHASMISHFSQKLQRRILFIDYALAPENPFPAGLNNVIQVYKEVIKTHPDYETSLIGDSAGAGLIVSSIGEMLKQNIQLPEKVVFISPWISLQLNNPSIESNRDIDPILSPEYLRQAAADYSGKTPLEISSPENVLIDQFPPVLILVSTNEILLDDSVNFYNRIKPIQDHAVLNIYENQTHVWPLANIYSEASQKALDEVKEFLISGEIKIL
- a CDS encoding LTA synthase family protein, with the translated sequence MILFTICRILFYAFNTVFFPEISFDHALHLMSGGIKFDIVAVFYVNILFIFLMCVPFTFKYRKGYQKFLDYLFVITNSIAIMANCMDFIYYRFTIKRTTWSILKEFSHQDNMGSLFGGFIFRYWYVAVIWILLVLSLVQITRILKVKERENLPVWAFFLIHSVLMGIIVELFIGGVRGGFAHSIRPITLSNAGEYVKKPKEMFIVLNTPFCIFKTMRRSDYERVNYFPGLKEAGQVFSPMHQPDSIQLPFKPKNVVILIWESFGKEMVGTYNRDLENGTYKGYTPFIDSLMQHSRVNWYSFANGAKSIEAIPSVLTSIPGIKEPFVTMRYTDNKLPSLPAILESKGYSTSFFHGAPNGSMGFQAFVNLIGVQKYYGKNEYNNDADYDGIWGIWDEEFLQYWAKTMNTFKEPFMSTLFTVSSHDPYKVPERYKGKFPTGPLPVYETMGYTDNALRAFFAKAKTMPWFKNTIFVITADHAATFAHYPKYQTSVGNFSIPILFYAPGDSTMIGRDTTTLVQQIDIMPSVLGYLHYDKPYFAFGKNIFKNPPLNFAVNYDGVYQWFNGPYILQFDGKKTVGLYNYQKDNLLKNNLKDKLPAIQGPMELQVKAFVQQYTNRMLDDKLTVTP
- a CDS encoding tRNA threonylcarbamoyladenosine dehydratase; protein product: MEDFAWLSRTELLIGREKLVKLSKAHVLVIGLGGVGSFAAEFICRNGVGTMTIVDGDTVDPTNRNRQLPALSTNHGISKADIMAERLKAINPELTLHVVKTFINPEAVDEILSAYAYDYIVDAIDSVTPKITFLKEAYNRKVRIVSSMGAGGRMDPTMIRAVDISKTFNCNFAQQVRKNLKKEGIYKGIKAVFSSEEQIKESLILTDGSNYKKSAYGTMSYLPATFGATCASVVIRDLIED
- a CDS encoding Crp/Fnr family transcriptional regulator — encoded protein: MILEKLFANFDNYIPLNEEEREDLSKRVVERKIKRRQFILQEEDICKHYTFVAEGCFKKFQVDQKGTEHNLQFIAENDWIMEIDSFYNEKPSRVFIEAIEPSVIFQITKPDLIELFMSNPKFNRNFRVIIENRFVELENRVLQAISSTAEERYLTFLNQYPKLSQRLPNTQIASYLGITPEFLSKIRKEIAQKNR
- a CDS encoding zinc-binding alcohol dehydrogenase family protein, whose translation is MKAAVTTKAGNPDVIEIQEKPKPEVKEGWVLIKIKAFGLNRSEIFTRQGHSPNVVFPRIQGIECVGEIEEDPSGTYKAGQKIAAIMGGLGRDFDGGYAEFATVPLEITFPFESDLPWKVLGAIPEMFQTVSGSLNEALEIKEGETLLIRGGTSSIGMLACQLAKTKGLTVISTTRNPEKEKHLKENGADYVLLDNGKINSDLKNLFPKGVDKVLELIGIETLKDSLQCIRPKGIVCMTGILGGSWTMNEFTPMGDIPSLGRLTVYMGDAANLHKDLLQEFIDAVAEGKINLNIDKTFRLDQISEAHTYMESNLAKGKIVVEI
- the era gene encoding GTPase Era; the encoded protein is MSENIISPAPLRDFRAGFVSIIGKPNVGKSTLMNVLVGEKMSIITSKAQTTRHRIMGILNGKHEGIPFQLVYSDTPGVVKPAYKLHDSMMTFVKGSLEDADVVLFVTEVGEKAADHEVIPLLQRTNAPIILVLNKIDLSNEEELKRKTEEWEKEIQPAAIIPISALLNANVQTLFDAIITRLPFHPPYFDEDELTDKPERFFASEIVREKIFLNYRQEIPYSSEVVISEFKERDDMIVIRAEILVERKSQKGIIIGEKGAMLKKIGSEARKDMEDFFGKKVFLEQHVKVEPDWRSKENKLRQFGYEE
- the der gene encoding ribosome biogenesis GTPase Der; this encodes MANVISIVGRPNVGKSTLFNRLIESRKAIMDNQSGVTRDRHYGYGEWTDQYFTVIDTGGYVVGSEDIFEGAIREQVELAIEESTVVLFMVDTMTGLTDLDKDFANVLRRFNKPVYLVANKAETTDRYQSAAEFYELGMSDEIYPISAQTGFGTGDLLDEVIKHFETPGIEDPEAGIPRIAIMGRPNVGKSSFLNVLTGTDRSIVTDIAGTTRDAIHTHYNAFGMEFILTDTAGLRRKSRVNEDIEYYSTLRSIKAMEESDVCIILLDATLGLEGQDITIIGQADKAKKGIVIMVNKWDLVEKDSKTADTFKKQLLEKLAPMNYMPIIFASVVEKQRIHQVMEMAMQVYKNKTKKITTSKLNDVMQAEIEKYPPPAHRGKYINIKYMIQLPTPSPTFVFFSSNPKHVKDPYLRYLENRMRENFDFAGVPITIFFREK